The DNA segment gagggagaggcagggggagaggggagggatggagggaggggctggggggagggggaggtggatggagggagggaggggctgagGAGGGGggcgggaggagagagggggagggaggggctgaggggtgagggggagggaggaatggagggaggggctgagggggagggaggggctgagggggcgagggggagggagggagggatggagggaggggctgaggggcgagggggagggagggatggagggaggggctgagggggagggaggggctgaggggcgagggggagggagggatggagggaggggctgaggggggagggaggggctgagggggagggaggggctgAGGGGCGAGGGGGAGGGGTAATGGGGAACAGGAGTGTGTAAGGTAGGGGTGATGATGGGCTTTACATGTGTTCTAATTGCACTAGACTTGAGCTTCTTTGAAATGCACTACAAACTAGCTACATGTCATCTCTGCTCGTCTTCTTCAAACAACTCTCCCCCTCATGCACCTCTTTCTGCACCTCTTTCCCaaccctcttcccctcttctctcatcacccttctctctctctcgctcagtgATTGCTGCTAATGACATTAAGTGGCAGACCCAGGGGATATTTCGTCCCTTCGTGGAGGTCTACATCATTGGTCCCCACCTCACTGACAAGAAGAGGAAGCACGCCACCAAGTCCAAGAACAACAGCTGGTCGCCCAAGTTCAACGAGACCTTCCAGTAGTGAGTATATCAGGTTTCTGTCTggtggggtctgtgtgtgtgctgtctaacaaacctctcctctgtctctccagttCCCTGGGCAGTGAGTTGGGTCCGGAGGGCTATGAGCTGCAGGTGTGTGTGAAGGACTACTGCTTCGCCAGGGAGGACCGTACGGTGGGCATGGCCCTGATGCAGTTGAAGGACATGTCCTCCCGGGGCAGCATGACGTGCTGGCTCCCCCTGGGGAAGAGGGTCCACATGGACGAGACGGGCCTGACGGTACTGAGGATCCTATCCCAACGCAACAACGACGACGTGGCCAAAGAGTTTGTCAAGCTGAAGTCAGACCAGCGCTCTGCCGAGGAGGGCCGGGCGAGctgagagggagagtagagatggGCCTAGTGATCAAGATACTGacttagatacacacacacacacacagttactaaTACAATACTGGCATGTTTATGTCATATAAACACACTAATAATCTGTAATCACATAATGATTAtcacatgtacacaaacacagagGTGGCCAACAGTTCCTTCTGCCATAGATGTATTTTGAACACCTATCAATGAACCAATCAATTTATCAATCCatttctactgctctctctctcattatctctcttcCACTCTTGCATATTACACATTTTATATATGTTTAATGCAGAAATGTGAAACAAATATCACCTGATGAGTTATGGTGGAGTTATAGAGACAGATGACTTTGCACTTTGACCTCTCGGCATGTTCAGGAGAGCAGCCCTAAAGCCCAACTCTTACTTGTCCATCTGTTCCTGTTAGTCTGTCTGTGGGTTTCTCAGTGTGTCGCTCTCTTTCCTTTTGTCTATGTTGTGCTCAGTCTTCCTGTCGTGTGATGTGCTCTGGGTAGAAGTAGACCTCAGtgacagatctaggatcagcttacacAGTTGTCCTGGCTTTGCCTGTTGGGGAGGGGGAAATGTAACATTGATCTTAGATCAGCGTCTGGGTGCAGCTTCATCCTACCTCGTGTGATGTACTTCCTGCATGTTGAACCCAATTCTCAGAACACTGTGATTAATTAGCTGATACCACGGCAACAGCTGTACAGACCCCGCCCCCCACGGACACGACACGTGACATCTTATACCTGTGTGCACGGTGCATATAACCTGGTATAATAAGGGTTAACATAATAATAACCTTTGTAACCATAACCATGAAGAAAAGTACTATCCAGTAAAAAAAGAAGTGAGAAAAGAAGAAAGTGCCGACGTTTGATATGAATGTGTATTTTGGATGATTGTAAGACACGCCAGTCTTTCACATGGGTTGAGGTTAGCCTAGGTTTGGATCAGACTTGTTGGATGTTAGCGTGTTTGGAACACACCATATGGCCATGTTGTATATAGACACTGAGATGGTGCCGCAGACCCAAACATGTACCTTTTGAAGATGGTCTGCTCTTTTTACATACTCACTTCCCCTAGCAAAGACCCTGGCCTGACATTACTATAAAGGAGTAATACTAGCCAATAGATGGTTGATTCAACCCCTCATAAACCCCCTTCTATGTTCCCTTGAAAGTGCACAAATACTGCAAAGGGCTACAGGACCAGCAGACGTAGACATTACTGAAGGGACACACTGCCTGGTCACTCcacccacctgtgtttgtgagaATGTAATAAATGTGTTTTCTGTGCTATGGGCCATAAGATTTAACTAACCCATAGGCCactatatacagtgagctccaaaagtattgggacagtgacacaagttgtgttgttttgtctctgtactccagcactttggatttgaaatgatacaatgactatgaggttaaactactgtcagctttaatttgagtgtatttttcatttcaaactttttgtacatagtccccccattttaagggaccaaaagtattggaacaaattcacttatatgggTATTAAAGTAGttaaaagttaagtatttggtcccatattcctagcacgcaatgattacatcaagcttgtgactctacaaacttgttggattcATTTgcatgtttgttttggttgtgtttcagattgcTAAATGCTAACATCCCGTGCTATTGtaaaggtgagaggttagcatgtcttgggggtatgatatttgtgtgtctaactttctcactcatcattattcacaattaattCAGGATTAGCCATAGCATCTatattcatgtagaagtgtttagaaacatattatattcttatttacaataaaagtgactctaaaatgaaacaatacattatttaccaataatttctattgggcacaaaatgatctgaaacaaccaaaacaaacagcgaATGGATCCAACAAgcttgtagagtcacaagcttgatgtagacTTTGGGacctaggaatatgggaccaaatactacacttttgactactttaatacatgtgaaagtgaatttgtcccaatactttttgtaatttctaaatggttcacctgatatggatgacaATACCTTAAAagtaaagctgacagtctgcactttaacctcatagtcaatgtataatttaaaatccaaagtgctggagtacagagccgaaacaacaaaatgtgtcactgtcccaatacttttggagctcactgtataccaTAAGGTCACTAGAGAGCAACTGCATGGTTTCTCTGACTGCCTTTTCAATCATCTGATTCTGTGTTTTTAAGGCAATACCTATTTGTTCTGTTTTGACAATTTGGCCCTGCATTTTTCCGAGGATAAGCTTTAGCCCGTTTTGgagtatggctgtgtgtgtgtctgtctgtgtccgtcTTTTCTGTCCTACCTGATTTCTGGGCTCAGTGTTTATTTGTGGTATGTAGAGGCAAGCAATATAACCCCAACGTAATCACTGGAAACCGGTGGCATGCCCAGGAATTCCAACTGCAATACCATGATCCAAGGAGTGGAATACCAATCCCACATTTTCATTGGACCACTGAGTGGGAAATTCCCTGTTATAATGGACTCATCTCAATTTCCTTCTCATAGAACATGTGTGTTTTTCTTGGCATACTGGGAAATGCTTTGGGAATACTGTACATTGGAGAGAATTTCGGCTTACATTAAGACCTCTCCTATCTGCTGTTCAGTCAGCTACTGGTCCGACTTTTCCAGAGGATGACTTTGCAGAGATTGTGATGAATGGACCAACTCTAATGGACCAGCTAGTGTTTTTCAAAGACTTGTGTTGGCTAGTAGAAGTGTCAACGCCAAAGCCATCGTAGTAGTTTAATAATACCACATCAAGCCATCGTTGTAGTTTAATAATACCACATCAAGCCATCGTAGTAGTTTAATAATACCACATCAAGCCATCGTTGTAGTTTAATAATACCACATCAAGCCATCGTTGTAGTTTAATAATACCACATCAAGCCATCGTAGTAGTTTAATAATACCACATCAAGCCATCGTTGTAGTTTAATAATACCACATCAAGCCATCGTAGTAGTTTAATAATACCACATCAAGCCATCGTTGTAGTTTAATAATACCACATCAAGCCATCGTTGTAGTTTAATAATACCACATCAAGCCATCGTAGTAGTTTAATAATACCACATCAAGCCATCGTAGTAGTTTAATAATACCACATCAAGCCATCGTTGTAGTTTAATAATACCACATCAAGCCATCGTTGTAGTTTAATAATACCACATCAAGCCATCGTTGTAGTTTAATAATACCACATCAAGCCATCGTTGTAGTTTAATAATACCACATCAAGCCATCGTTGTAGTTTAATAATACCACATCAAGCCATCGTTGTAGTTTAATAATACCACATCAAGCCATCGTTGTAGTTTAATAATACCACATCAAGCCATCGTTGTAGTTTAATAATACCACATCAAGCCATCGTTGTAGTTTAATAATACCACATCAAGCCATCGTTGTAGTTTAATAATACCACATCAAGCCATCGTAGTAGTTTAATAATACCACATCAAGCCATCGTTGTAGTTTAATAATACCACATCTATATATCAACCACCCACTCAAAGATTTATCTTACTGTAAAAAgaaatctgtcgacgtgcccgtgagcaaggcacttaaccctaatttgctccaggggcgccctACCCAACCCTTCCCGTTTTCAACTATGGCtgactgtaaaacaacacatttcactggaTCTCTCCAGTGTGTCACAATATCGTTTTTATTACTTTTCTTTTTTACAATGGAAATGCCATGTGGGTGTTGGCACAAAATGCTTGTATTGTGATGTTTGTGCTTGTTGTACATGAGTTTGAATCAACTCTAGAGCTTCTGCTGCTATTTTCACAGCTAGAGAGCAACATGGACCGTGTCATGTTGCATTGTGGAGGGAGAGCTAAGACATTGCTGTTCTGTTTTTATCTTCTGAGCTTCTGTTTAACCAAAGGCATCTGAATGTCATTTCACATCACATGATCATGACAGCTGACAGTACATGTATATCTTAATTTAACTCCAAGAACCTGCTGTTTCTTACCACTCATAGAAAgactgcacacacacgcacatatacacacactaacaTATGCGCAAGCACAAAAGGGCACACGTGAGATGATGACATGCATGCACGCCACCACATCTCCATGGAGACCAAGTGATGCCCACCCTGTGAATAAAAACAAACACCAGTGCATGAAGGGAAAATGAACTTTATCGTGCCAGCACGCGTCTCTTTGATGTTACCAATaatgggattttttttctcttttcattTAAATACCTATGTAATGATAATGAAttctaacattttattttttaagagGCTTGTGAATACATACAAATATTTAACCAATATGAATGTAGCGTGTACACGGAATTTGCATGAGAGAATTATTTTCTACTGAGGATGTTTCTAATTTGTTTATTATCATTATGATTGATTGTTCTTTATCTAGAATGAAGGTGGGTTAGAATGCAGCCTGGTTGTGAACTGCTTCCTATTAAAAGGCCATTTGTGTCTGACATTTTCTGTACTTTATTCTCTCCTCTATTAGAGCATCTCTGACACTTAGTGATCACATATAAAAAGACACTGTCCTTCCTATGTACTGTCCTACTAAATCTATCTGCTGTTTCCAGAAGCTGTCTGCTGGAAACGGCATCCCGTCTGAATGGGAGATGTTTAGCAGAAtgcacacccccccacccccatcattCATAGCCCATGGTTGATATCTACTGCCATCATGTGGTGGAATGAGAGATGACAATGTGTCCAACTTGGGataaaagggatagttcacccataTTTAAAAGCTTCTCGTTTCAttaccttgaaagcagtctatggacattCATGCTTCAGTTTTGATAAACCTAACCCCTTGATAAACCTAAATTTCCAAACACCCCCAAATAAGCATTCTTAAAATGTCATGCCCTATCCCAGGGTTATTCAAAACTTACCCTACGCAGTGCTGACTACTGGGGTGTGTTCAGTTCGCTTCAACGTTTGCAATGAGAAACGCGTTTTAGTACGTTCTTGAACAGAGATACCTTTGCTCTGTTTGGTGGGTGTGCcttgaagcaatgagtgatgTATTTAAAGGGCAACCCTTCCCGTTTTCAACTGGTCATTCAGTACAGCACCGTTCAATTGAccgttctacatttacatttaagtcatttagcagacgctcttatccagagcgacttacaaattggaaaaTACGAtagcttcaacatctttgttacatgaactgtcttcttctttcccaaactgccttcatccaccccagatgggactcaaacccacaatccctggcttagaaggccagtgccttatccattaggccactggggtacctTCTATTACGCTAtgtactgaacgcagccctgtttcGGCTCTTTCTGATAATTGCACCCACCTCGTGTTCCAGGTCTAAatctgattagaggggaagaacAACTGTCTAAGTTTAGACTGGTGGCCCAATTCTGATCGGTCAACagaccaattagtgaaataaAAGCCCAGAATTGGCTGCCTGTGTTAACACAGCCTGACTTGGTTGAAAGTGTGGAATGCAAGGTAACCTCCTACTAGTTACTACTCTACAGTCAAattaaattttatttgtcacatgcgccaaatacaacgggtgaaaatgtgaaaatgctTACTAACAACCAACTATGCAGTTGAGAACATAAGAGTTAAgatttactttagttaatttggTAAAGCATAAGGTGGTATTCAATTATGTGGTCTGACCATAAAGTAAGCTAGAGAGGTGAAAGAAAATGCAAACACAATAGGGTTATTGTTTTACAGTAAAAAAAGAAACCAAAAACAAGATTTTATTAAAGAAGCATAAAAAATAAAACTCTTGATACATTTCTCATAACCGTCAAGTCAGCTCAAATGATATGCGTATACAATTGTTCCGGCTCACGGTTAAAAGGTCCATAAactttcaaataaaatatatttcaattaaaaaatgtattcaataattTTCTCATTTTGTTATAAAATTGGCTATATGTAGTACACAGGAAATAAAGGAAAAAATATGGTAAATAAAAAATCATTTTGAAGTAATAAAAAAGGGTCACATTATTGTCTGGGATATTTAGGTAAGCaaataaattgtaaaaataaaaatgtgtaaaaagttttTCCCCTCTAATGCCTGATGGCTTGAAGACATGCATATGGTTAACTTACAAATAATTATACATGTTTTTAAAAACTACACTTAACTTCATTACTTAAGTCTGGTAACTTTTTTTAAAACGAGATCCCATTGATTGTATTCAGGGTATATACATACAAGTCAGGCCTGAAACCTTGTTTGCTGACGTAACATTTTGGTTCTGCATACAAAAAGAATTAAAGCAAAATAGAAAGGCAGAGTTTCAGGGGGAGTGGCTTGCCCAGATGGGCGTGGCGCTCTCTGGGCCCACCTCTGTCACaaaaaggtcagaggtcattcCTCAACGAGCCTCTATAAACCCTGTTTTCAAACCTAAAGGAGAGGGGCGAGGTTAAGTTCAGAAAAAAATACATCTGCAGAATATGAGAATATTCTGTACCTTTTAGCTGTTTGTTACTGTACATGACCATAACACTCTGGACTATGGGTAAAGAGTTTGCTAGTGAAACAACCAGACCAGATCCTACACCAGAACCACCTGGCAAATTCAACTATGGACATTAAGTGACAGAAGTCATGGGCAGTTCTGGAAAAAAGGGGCCCTTTTAAAATTGGCCTCCATTTAACACTAAAGGAGattcacacaaacactcacagtcTAGCTGTTCCTTTAAAGACATGGTCACGTCCTCCCCTGCACCTAACTTGTCTGCAGGAGCAGAGAAAACTAAACGTTTGACATCAAGCCCAGCAGGGACGGGTTGCCAGTTTACACAGATCCATCACTCTCACgttgaggggagagagaaagaccacgGGGTGGTCAGGGTTGTACAGTTCATTCCTAAAAGAGGAGCTGGAGAGGGGAGGCTGTGCCCCTGTGCTGCCCTACATGGCCGTTCCTTTTTTCGACAAACAGTATCTGTGTCAGTAGCAAGTTTGCACCAACGCATCATTAGAGTAGTCATCAGTGAAATGTGAGTCCTCAGTGACTACTAGCTCCACATCTGTGGACATGGAGGGTCCTTCAGTTTGGGGGAGATAGTGTATCTAAATGAGGAGGGTTGACTATTAGATTACAGATTAAGACGTCAAGCCGCTGTCCTCTTCACTTGGCTAGCTCATTTAGAGTCAGGCATCTTAAACACACAGAAGTGGTTTGGTTAAAAGTAGCTTGGCTTCAGCTCTGCCTATACCATGTGAAGTGTTCATTCTCTTGAAATGCATAttttccttctccctccctgAAGGCAGTCACTGATCTGAAGTGACCTTATTGCTGGGAACACCTGTCCACACATGGTAGATCACTGAATAGTACCTCAAGGTGTGAGGGGAGAAAGGAAGGCTGCAGTTGAAAAGTATTGGAACAGGGCCTTCTGTTCATTTGTTCACAGACGATGGACGTGAATTAGAAGAACTGGTACTAACAGGGTTGACCCCTGAGACAGCCCGGTGCTAACAGGGTTGACCCCTGAGACAGACTGGTACTAACAGGGTTGACCACTGAGACAGACCGGTACTAACAGGGTTGACCACTGAGACAGACCGGTACTAACAGGGTTGACCCCTGAGACAGACTGGTACTAACAGGGTTGACCACTGAGACAGACTGGTACTAACAGGGTTGaccactgagacagcccagtgctaacagggttgaccactgagacagactggtactaacagggttgaccactgagacagcccagtGCTAACAGGGTTGACCACTGAGACAGACTGGTACTAACAGGGTTGACCACTGAGACAGCCCGGTGCTAACAGGGTTGACCACTGAGACAGCCCGGTGCTAACAGGGTTGACCACTGAGACAGCCCGGTGCTAACAGGGTTGaccactgagacagcccagtGCTAACAGGGTTGACCACTGAGACAGCCCGGTGCTAACAGGGTTGACCACTGAGACAGCCCGGTGCTAACAGGGTTGACCACTGAGACAGCCCGGTGCTAACAGGGTTGACCACTGAGACAGCCCGGTGCTAACAGGGTTGACCACTGAGACAGCCCGGTGCTAACAGGGTTGACCACTGAGACAGCCCGGTGCTAACAGGGTTGACCAGTGTTCTATAGACGTAGACCGGAGAGAAAAGAACCAGCAACACATTCTGCAGCTGTTTGAACACATAGTGTCTGGAAGCCCTGGATGAAATAGCTACTAGCTGCCATATTGGATATGTTGATTACTCTCCCTGTTGTCACCAATGAGAATGTTAAACACctgaacatgtagtgtgtgtgctcATAGGAAGCCCTGTTTttaatcttgtttatcatggctTGTCTCATTCTATGAATACATCCGTACGTACGTTCAAAAGGCTACATACTACAACTGTGAACCGTACCGTCACAACAAAACCAACCTGTCCACATCATAGTTAAAAACaccataggagagagagaggcagttgaTGTGAACTTACTAGAAAGAAAATACACAGAAAATATATCTCCCAGGATGCCACTGCCGCTTGGGCAGGGTGATCCGGGGTTAGACTAGGAGAAAAAGAGCTTAGCTGGGGGATTTGAGGTGGGGGCTAAAAACATTACAATGTGTCGCTCAAGGTTTGCAGTGCACAGAGAGACGGCTCATTCGGACTGCCCTTAATACTGGGGACAGGGGCCGCCTCCTCTTAACCAAGATCCCTATTGGCAGAgacattcctgtgtgtgtgacatCACCAAGACCAATATTCTCCTGTTGGACTTcaacacacaaagacagagagacacagacagagagagacagacagaaagagagacacagagacagacagagagagacagagacagaaagagagagaaagaagtcaGGGGCAAACCGGGCCACAGTTTACAGTGAAAAAGCCAAAACCTATCTAAAAAATATTTAGCTGTCCAAAGCAAACTGTATCAGATAGAAGATCTGGGTGGACTGGGTTTAGTTTGTCATGTGGATGGCTAGGTGTCTACACTGAGCTCCACAAGGGGAAGAAAGAGGAATGGAGCCAAAAACAAGACATGTTTGTTTCAATTACACATTCTGTTGTCAGCTGAGCCTTCGACATGGAATACAACAGTAGGGTTTAATACAAGGCTCTGCTTCATTCAATCGAACCAGAAACAAAGCCCAACTCTGGAACTattgaaggagagaggggagggtagagggtagggtagaggggagggtagagggtagggtagaggggagggtagaggggagatAGGAAGAGAGGGTTTGAGAGAAACACAGACCAACAGGGACTGAGTAACTGACCTACGGCATTACTTCTGATATTTCTTAAATAACTTTCAACTATTATATTATTCCTATACTGGTCGTTAAAACCAAGACATTGAATAGCAGTTTCTGAACAGTATAAATATCTTAAGGTGTTTCAGTCTTCATTCATGACATCTATGAGGTccctcagcctggtctcataggtGTCTGTTTCTGTGACTGTTCCAGGCTCATACCACAATCCCAAAGCCTTTCCTTTACGTCACTATACtacagcatgagagagagagagagttagagagaacagagaagaccAGAAAAACAGTGTTTCGTATCCTGTCAAAGAACATCGGAAAGAAACCAGAAAGGTGCAGGTCTAGGCAGCTCTGTCGAAAAATATCTGGTATTAATTACAAAAGTGGCAAAGGAAAAGGATTGTGAAAGAAGCAGGCAGAGATATCTGAAAACGCGACGGAATGAAAACGATACAGACAGGCAACCTAGAGGCTGAGCTAGGTCAGTCCTGAAGGCTTGTCCAGGTCAGAATGAAGGCCTGAAGAAAGATAAGACACAAGTCCACTGTGAAATCTCTTGATCCCAGCCCAACTGCTTCTGCAGAATCAACCAAAATCAGCCCGTCTGGAAATAATATTCATTATTACTAACATTATTCTTGTCATAGTTATTATAATTAAATCAACATCCGTATAGTGTCATTTCTAATATTGTAATCATTATAGCCCATCCTATTAGCAAAAGTTGTTGGTGTCTGTTCCTCCACAGTTGATGCCCCACTGCAGTTCTCTTGGATAGTCAGAGAGGAAAGAAAGGGATGTTTTTTAAGATGACACCtcccctccctggtctttgggtGGGGGGTTCATTAGGAGAAGATGCGGATGCACTGTGTGGCAGGGATGTGGCAGACAGGGCATTCGGGCTCAGCGGACTGGCAGATCTGTCCGGCGCAGTCCATACAGAAGAGGTTGTGGCCGCAGGGCACCAGGGCCGCTGTCACCTCGCTCTCAAAGCACACAAAACAGTCCCTGCTCCCACCCCCTGGCCCTACACCAATCAGACCTCCAGCCCCAGAGCCTGCCGCAGCCTTCAGCCGGCCCAGCATGCCAGAGGCCAGGCCCACTCCACTGCCCCCGCCCTCTGAGTCTGTGGGAGAGCCTCCGGGCAGGGAGGAGGCTGAGCAGGAGGAGTAACCGGTGGATGAGCCTCCGGAGCTAGATGCTCCAGAGATGGTCCCTGCACCAGTACCGCCCGACTGCAGCCATGAGAGGGCGCTGAGAGGGTCGCTCTGGGCCCGGCGGGCCATCGGATGATCTAGGGGTCCCACCACGGTGTCGGGGGGCAGGGTGGGGGACAGGCGGGGTGTGATGGCGCCTCCACTCAGGCCGCTGCTGTTTCGGCGGAGAGGTTGCTGCTGGGAGGAGCCTGGgaccttccctcctcctccattgACGAAGGGTGCCCAGATGTTGGCGGCGCTGAACTCAAAGCCCAGCTCCTCAGAGGGGAGGCCAGGGGTGAACCCGCCTCCTCCTCCAGCGCTGCTGGAGCCTGTGCTGAAGGGGCTGGTGGGGCTGCCTCCCTCTGTGGCCCTCCTGGGGGCGCTGTAGCTCTCAGAGCCCATCCCTCCCTTGTGTTGGTGGTAGGAGGCCAAGGAGGACAGCTTCCTCCCAGATGAGTGGTGCATGGCCAGGGGGAGTGGCGGTGGTGGAGGGGGAGGCGGGGGTGGAGGGGCAGCATGGTGGTTGTTTGCCCGAGACCAGAGAGCAGCACCCAGCGAGCCCAGGCCCTCTAAGCTAACGTCGGTTCCGTTGGTGTGAAAGTCGTTGTCTCCCTGGAGGTCCACGAAGGCCCCGGTCCGCAAGGTGATGTGCGTCTCGATCTCCTCCCGGGCTCGGTCCACATTCTCTGGCATGCCCGTCACCTCGAACACAGGGTCCTTCTCCCGGCTGGGCGTCACGATGTAGGTGTGGGTCTGCTGCTGGATGCGCTTGATGGTCGCCCCCTTGGGACCAACCACTAACCCCACCACGCGGTACGGCACCCGAACCTGCACCACGGGAGGAAATAAGAGTAAGTTTTCCAGACCACGTGACCTGACCAGGTAAAACTATGGAAGAGGAAGTTACATAGTCATAAAAACAGATGATGAATCACAGTGTACTGGCAGAGCCGTAAAACAATATCAAGAACTGCCATTTAAATGGAACTGAACGGTTGCGAATTAAGTGTATGAAAGTAGAAGTTCGATATTATCATGACCTCTATTCAACCCATATTTGTATATCTCCACAGGTACTTGTGATGCTGGCTACTGGCAAAGGCTCCCTTGTCATGAAATAAAGATAACCATCTCAATGGAactcacctggttaaataaacaaCAAGCAAACAAAACATTAGGCTACTGTATCTCCCACTGTGGTTGTCATACCTGTATGGTGGTCTGTCCAGGCAGGTGTGGGGGTCCTGGGATTGCTCCCCCCGTCCCGGGTGCTCCTGTGCCTGTGGCCCCAGCCTTGCAGCGGGACGCCCGGATCATGGAGAAGTGCTCGGCCGCCGAGACGATCTCCCGCTTGGCCATCTCCACATCTTCCCTGCGCCCTGTCACGATGAACACGGGCTCCTCGCCCCTCACTGGGGTCTTTATGTAGGTGTTGGTCTTTGCACGCAGTGCCTTGATCTTACAGCCTGGGGCCGAGAGTGATGGAAAGGCGAGAAAGAGGGGAAATAACAATGTTGGCCAATTGTGTTTGGCGGAGTTGAGAATTAATCATTTTCAATAGGGTAATTTTGGTGTAAAGTAATGGTTGTTTCATAAACTGAAAATGAATAATACATAATATCAATAATATATAGCTACTGTGACTTTAACTTGATTGATTCAGAGAATAGGACTTTGTTGTGGACAAATGTTTACTAAACTGGTTAAAATAATAATCTGTCTGCACTGCATTCACTGGTTGACAAACAGCctggcaaaaaatatatattccatTATGTAGGCCTATAGCTTATTAGCCTCGTAGCATTTCTAATGCTaacccaagaaccgctgcactgtCTCTTTAAATATGGACAGGTCGCTCTCACCCACCAATAGGATGGGACGTGTGTGATGTCATTCGGGGAGGCAGAAAGCATGGCATTTTCAA comes from the Salmo trutta chromosome 21, fSalTru1.1, whole genome shotgun sequence genome and includes:
- the LOC115157404 gene encoding RNA-binding protein MEX3B; the protein is MPSPLFHPEIMDHDMVVSSQHNGVSLPRETDQESRGEGHQEALRFALDQLSLMALEKVDCGGGGHVDPLDENQGPVSENCNGGYVNLQLLEHPGGSRESPTSCSPSPEYYGSGGYHMAGPHSHSMLGEQNSIICNRKRSVNMTECVPVPSSEHVAEIVGRQGCKIKALRAKTNTYIKTPVRGEEPVFIVTGRREDVEMAKREIVSAAEHFSMIRASRCKAGATGTGAPGTGGAIPGPPHLPGQTTIQVRVPYRVVGLVVGPKGATIKRIQQQTHTYIVTPSREKDPVFEVTGMPENVDRAREEIETHITLRTGAFVDLQGDNDFHTNGTDVSLEGLGSLGAALWSRANNHHAAPPPPPPPPPPPLPLAMHHSSGRKLSSLASYHQHKGGMGSESYSAPRRATEGGSPTSPFSTGSSSAGGGGGFTPGLPSEELGFEFSAANIWAPFVNGGGGKVPGSSQQQPLRRNSSGLSGGAITPRLSPTLPPDTVVGPLDHPMARRAQSDPLSALSWLQSGGTGAGTISGASSSGGSSTGYSSCSASSLPGGSPTDSEGGGSGVGLASGMLGRLKAAAGSGAGGLIGVGPGGGSRDCFVCFESEVTAALVPCGHNLFCMDCAGQICQSAEPECPVCHIPATQCIRIFS